From a single Desulfobacterales bacterium genomic region:
- a CDS encoding glycosyltransferase family 1 protein: MNIGLITYPIERSPAGVGTYTYNLVKNILNIDTNNTYTLLHYEKNPDPIYSKNEILYKYYRTFPIMFSDSWYLFRNPQKFDIIHRFAPGGFFYKLKSKRVITVYDLFMYKAYPFNRNIKIFLARYFNRMSIKKADAIITISEFSKQEIINTFNIDADKVNVLYCGPGHIHSDSKSKAGKDLLREKYNIVNDYVLFVSTIEPRKNLLNLVKAFENLKDRHNIREDLIVVGKKGWDYQPTLKYIEKSHCRSSIHMMGFVPDSDLGCFYCNASLFVYPSFMEGFGIPPLEAMRCDCPVLTSKTSSLPEVMRYPEMMFDPDDIKDIAAKCIAILKDTNARTNNIKLGSKNIRRFSWRESAKKMIDIYNSI; encoded by the coding sequence ATGAACATTGGGTTGATCACCTATCCGATAGAAAGAAGCCCTGCCGGTGTTGGTACTTACACCTATAATCTCGTTAAAAACATTCTCAATATCGATACGAATAATACCTACACTCTGCTGCATTATGAAAAAAATCCGGATCCAATCTATTCGAAAAATGAAATTTTGTATAAATACTACCGCACTTTTCCGATCATGTTCTCAGATAGCTGGTATTTGTTTAGAAATCCGCAAAAATTCGATATCATTCATCGGTTTGCCCCTGGCGGCTTTTTCTACAAATTAAAATCCAAACGTGTGATTACGGTTTATGATTTATTCATGTACAAAGCCTATCCGTTCAACCGTAATATAAAAATTTTCCTTGCGCGCTATTTCAATAGAATGTCGATTAAAAAGGCCGATGCAATTATTACGATATCGGAATTTTCGAAACAGGAAATTATAAACACCTTTAACATCGATGCAGACAAGGTGAATGTGCTTTATTGTGGTCCCGGGCACATACATTCGGATTCCAAATCAAAGGCCGGTAAAGATTTGCTCCGCGAAAAGTATAATATTGTCAATGATTATGTTTTATTCGTCAGCACAATTGAACCACGGAAGAACTTACTGAATCTGGTCAAAGCTTTCGAAAATTTAAAAGATCGCCATAATATCAGAGAAGATCTGATCGTCGTTGGCAAAAAAGGCTGGGACTATCAGCCCACTCTAAAGTATATCGAAAAATCTCATTGCCGGTCATCTATTCATATGATGGGCTTTGTACCGGACTCTGATTTGGGCTGTTTTTATTGCAATGCCAGTTTGTTCGTCTATCCCAGCTTTATGGAAGGATTCGGCATTCCGCCGCTGGAAGCCATGCGATGCGACTGCCCGGTGCTCACGTCCAAGACTTCCTCTCTACCCGAAGTGATGCGCTATCCGGAAATGATGTTTGATCCTGATGATATCAAAGATATTGCTGCTAAATGCATAGCCATATTAAAAGATACAAATGCTAGAACCAATAATATTAAGTTGGGATCAAAAAATATTAGAAGATTCAGCTGGCGGGAATCGGCTAAAAAGATGATAGATATTTATAATTCGATATAA
- a CDS encoding GDP-mannose 4,6-dehydratase, whose protein sequence is MKKALITGITGQDGSYLAEFLLEKGYEVHGIIRRVALEDPRARMWRIRHILDKIHVHSASMESYASIFNIIADLKPHECYHLAAQSYVSYSFEDEFSTIDTNLNGTHYVLSAIKRQAPRCRFYFAASSEMFGHVKTTPQNEETPFHPRSPYGISKMAGFELTRNYREAYELFALSGILFNHESPRRGAEFVTRKISSSAAKIKLGLEKEIRLGNIDAKRDWGHAQDYVRAMWMMLQQDQPNDYVIATGQTRTVKEFLDTAFGYVDLDYREYLTIDQELYRPSEVHVLQGDASKAHQNLKWQPNISFEDLVKEMVEEDLKWYTRV, encoded by the coding sequence GTGAAAAAAGCACTGATTACCGGCATTACTGGTCAAGATGGCAGTTATCTGGCAGAATTTTTACTTGAAAAAGGTTATGAGGTTCATGGAATTATCAGAAGAGTGGCGCTGGAAGACCCGCGGGCCAGGATGTGGCGCATTCGGCATATCTTGGATAAAATTCACGTTCACAGCGCTTCTATGGAAAGCTATGCCTCGATTTTTAATATTATTGCCGATCTCAAACCCCATGAATGCTATCATCTGGCTGCCCAGAGTTATGTGTCCTATTCGTTTGAAGATGAATTTTCGACCATCGATACCAACCTAAACGGCACCCACTATGTGCTGTCAGCGATTAAAAGACAAGCGCCCCGATGTCGTTTCTACTTTGCGGCTTCCAGTGAGATGTTTGGACATGTTAAAACGACCCCGCAAAACGAGGAAACCCCGTTTCATCCCCGTTCGCCCTACGGTATTTCCAAGATGGCAGGCTTTGAGCTCACCCGAAATTACCGCGAGGCATATGAGTTGTTTGCCTTGTCCGGGATTTTGTTCAACCACGAATCACCGCGCCGGGGAGCTGAATTTGTGACTCGCAAAATCTCGTCTTCGGCGGCAAAGATTAAACTAGGGCTGGAAAAGGAGATACGTTTAGGAAACATCGACGCCAAGCGGGATTGGGGCCATGCCCAGGATTATGTAAGGGCCATGTGGATGATGCTTCAGCAGGACCAACCGAACGATTATGTGATTGCCACCGGGCAGACCCGCACGGTCAAGGAATTTCTTGATACCGCTTTCGGTTATGTCGACCTGGATTATCGTGAATACCTGACCATCGACCAAGAGCTGTATCGACCCTCTGAAGTTCATGTTCTGCAGGGGGATGCGTCCAAAGCGCATCAGAATTTAAAGTGGCAGCCCAACATATCTTTTGAAGATCTGGTCAAGGAAATGGTAGAAGAGGACCTGAAATGGTACACAAGAGTATAA
- a CDS encoding glycosyltransferase family 2 protein: MTDTKVSVVIPAFNESQTIADLIHRILQRYPEFEVVVIDDGSDDNTAEVAADAGARVYSHPYNIGNGAAIKSGIRAATGEILVFMDADGQHDPEDMGRMLAHMPEFDMVVGARAKGSQASIGRSIGNKIYNWLGSYVSKFQIQDLTSGFRAVKADVARSFVYLLPNTYSYPTTITLGVLRTGRSVKYIPITARPRRKGNSNIRLVQDGIRFFMMIIRICTLYSPMRVFLPVSIIMFMLGSLRYLYSFITEGRFTNMSALLYVSAIIIFMMSLISEQICQLRFERRERKIPMKRRKSDR; encoded by the coding sequence ATGACAGATACTAAAGTTTCAGTTGTAATTCCGGCCTTTAATGAATCACAAACGATTGCAGACCTGATTCATCGCATTTTGCAGCGATATCCTGAGTTTGAAGTTGTGGTGATTGATGACGGGTCTGATGATAACACCGCTGAAGTTGCGGCTGATGCCGGCGCACGGGTATATAGTCATCCCTACAACATCGGCAACGGCGCTGCCATTAAAAGCGGTATCCGCGCCGCCACCGGTGAGATTCTTGTTTTTATGGATGCAGATGGACAGCATGACCCCGAAGATATGGGTCGGATGCTGGCGCATATGCCCGAATTCGATATGGTGGTCGGCGCCCGTGCCAAAGGAAGTCAAGCTTCCATAGGGCGCAGCATCGGCAATAAAATTTACAACTGGCTCGGTTCATATGTATCAAAGTTCCAGATTCAGGATCTGACATCCGGATTTCGGGCTGTTAAAGCCGATGTAGCGCGCAGCTTTGTCTATTTGCTCCCCAATACCTACTCTTACCCAACCACCATTACCTTAGGTGTATTAAGAACCGGCAGAAGCGTGAAATATATCCCTATCACTGCCCGGCCCCGGCGCAAGGGCAACAGCAATATTCGATTGGTTCAGGACGGTATCCGCTTTTTTATGATGATTATTCGGATCTGCACCCTTTACTCACCCATGCGGGTGTTTCTGCCTGTGAGTATTATCATGTTTATGCTGGGCAGTCTGCGGTATCTGTATTCATTTATCACCGAAGGACGATTTACTAATATGAGCGCCCTTTTATATGTTTCAGCCATCATCATTTTTATGATGAGTTTGATATCCGAGCAAATTTGTCAGCTCAGATTTGAAAGACGTGAACGCAAAATTCCTATGAAGCGGCGAAAATCAGATCGATAG
- a CDS encoding glycosyltransferase family 4 protein translates to MKERFLFITRNYPPKIGGLEIYSYHLINEFKKYHSVNKIALTQSNIHLVWFLPYSLLRALYIVWRYSIYHIHLCDGVLAPIGVLLKCITRKPVSISIHGLDITYRNPLFQWVIPWCVARLDRIICVSSATRAECIKRKIPLDKCIVIPNGIHPEEIKLSHSKNDLKAEIAERIGAAVLDKTILVTVGRLVKRKGVAWFVAHVMPHLDNTYYFLVVGQGPEYDRIKTVIVRHHLQERVFLLGALSRRERDRILNGSDIFVMPNISLSGDMEGFGIVALEAGSCGLPVIATDTQGIRDAVLDGKTGLLVPEKDTAGFVNAIKNINLNSAAIQSIVKVTFSWSRIYQRYAEALT, encoded by the coding sequence ATGAAAGAACGATTTCTGTTTATAACCCGAAATTATCCACCTAAAATCGGCGGTCTGGAAATCTATAGCTACCATCTGATCAATGAATTTAAAAAGTATCATTCGGTTAACAAAATCGCTCTGACCCAATCCAATATCCATCTGGTCTGGTTCTTGCCCTATAGTTTGTTGCGGGCGCTTTATATCGTCTGGCGGTATAGCATCTACCATATCCACCTATGTGACGGAGTTTTAGCGCCAATCGGGGTTTTGCTGAAGTGTATAACCCGTAAGCCAGTATCCATCAGTATTCATGGACTCGACATTACCTATCGCAATCCATTGTTTCAATGGGTGATCCCGTGGTGTGTGGCCCGATTAGATCGAATAATATGCGTTAGCAGTGCCACCCGTGCAGAATGCATCAAAAGGAAAATACCTTTAGACAAGTGCATTGTTATTCCCAATGGCATTCACCCGGAAGAAATCAAGCTATCCCATTCCAAAAATGATCTTAAAGCAGAGATTGCCGAGCGCATTGGGGCAGCGGTTTTGGACAAAACCATTCTAGTGACCGTCGGTCGTCTGGTGAAGCGCAAAGGCGTGGCTTGGTTCGTTGCACACGTCATGCCGCATTTGGATAACACCTATTATTTTTTGGTAGTGGGTCAGGGGCCAGAGTATGATCGCATCAAAACCGTGATTGTCAGGCATCATTTACAAGAACGTGTCTTTTTATTGGGCGCTCTTTCCCGACGGGAAAGGGATCGTATTCTGAATGGATCCGATATTTTTGTGATGCCCAATATCAGCCTATCCGGTGACATGGAAGGTTTCGGGATCGTGGCACTTGAAGCCGGCAGCTGTGGTTTACCGGTAATTGCCACCGATACGCAGGGGATTCGTGACGCAGTCTTGGATGGCAAGACCGGTCTGCTGGTTCCAGAAAAAGATACTGCCGGTTTTGTGAATGCCATTAAGAATATTAACCTAAACAGCGCAGCAATCCAATCGATTGTCAAGGTGACCTTTAGTTGGTCCCGCATCTATCAACGCTATGCTGAGGCTTTAACCTAA
- a CDS encoding glycosyltransferase family 4 protein: protein MTLGLFSDDFYPNIGGIGRYVYEFTQRIPESDLVIFSPCINDIPNHIRVHPPLHQKLRNLSTSFWLHRNITQLICQYHLSRMHIQCGPGGLFLLKNVGVPIIATCYHTWWQQSHYIVSQFWKRVFLPFERRTYRLADKIICISDDSRQMLVEKYGITAEKLVVIHPGVDMQRFSPLAETEKIPNSLLFVGRVDKRKGADFLLRSLPHVVEHIPAVKLYLGGRGKDLVELEQFVNAQGLSKNVQFLGFIPDDQLNMWYNKVQCIVVPSVFEGFGLTAVEAMAAGTSVICTRVDSLRHIVQTSNCGYLVDYGDQAALGQKIVALLQDKHKQREFSQKGRAAVKINYNLDTQVEKLREAVFATSG from the coding sequence ATGACTTTGGGCTTGTTTAGTGATGATTTTTATCCGAATATTGGCGGTATTGGGCGCTATGTCTATGAGTTCACACAGCGGATCCCGGAATCCGATCTGGTTATTTTTTCACCCTGCATCAATGACATCCCCAATCATATTCGGGTGCATCCACCGTTGCATCAGAAATTAAGAAATCTAAGCACTTCTTTTTGGCTGCATCGCAATATCACCCAGCTGATTTGCCAATACCATCTTTCCCGGATGCATATCCAATGTGGACCCGGCGGACTGTTCTTGTTAAAAAACGTCGGTGTTCCGATCATTGCGACCTGCTATCATACCTGGTGGCAACAATCGCATTATATCGTATCGCAATTCTGGAAGAGAGTGTTTTTGCCATTTGAGCGACGCACCTATCGCCTGGCAGATAAAATTATTTGCATTTCAGACGACAGCCGTCAGATGCTGGTTGAAAAATATGGCATCACAGCGGAAAAGCTGGTCGTGATTCATCCGGGGGTGGACATGCAGCGTTTTTCTCCGCTGGCGGAAACGGAAAAAATACCCAACAGTCTTCTTTTTGTCGGTCGGGTCGATAAGCGCAAAGGCGCCGATTTTCTCTTGAGATCGTTGCCCCATGTTGTCGAACACATACCGGCGGTGAAATTGTACCTCGGTGGTAGGGGCAAAGACCTTGTCGAGCTCGAGCAGTTTGTCAACGCTCAGGGCTTGTCTAAAAATGTGCAATTTTTGGGATTTATTCCAGATGATCAACTCAATATGTGGTACAATAAAGTACAATGCATCGTGGTTCCGTCTGTTTTTGAAGGATTCGGTCTGACGGCAGTGGAAGCGATGGCAGCCGGAACCAGTGTCATCTGTACCCGGGTGGATTCACTGAGGCACATTGTACAAACCAGTAATTGCGGTTATCTGGTCGATTACGGCGACCAAGCTGCCCTGGGGCAAAAGATAGTGGCGTTGTTGCAGGATAAGCACAAACAGCGTGAATTCAGCCAAAAGGGCAGGGCCGCCGTTAAAATTAATTATAATTTAGACACCCAGGTTGAAAAACTGCGCGAGGCAGTGTTTGCTACCAGTGGGTGA